From Gloeocapsopsis sp. IPPAS B-1203, a single genomic window includes:
- the egtC gene encoding ergothioneine biosynthesis protein EgtC, with product MCRLLAYLGSPILLDQILTKPEHSLVVQSYQPREMNSGLLNADGFGIGWYHAQKDAPPFTYKNILPIWNDTNLSSLGRYVESRCILGAVRSATSGQAVDLSNCQPFDYQQLLCVHNGRIENFRETLARPLRDRLSDNAYKSIKGSTDSEHFFALIIEELHNNPTATITKALHNALLALEQLVKSYDITASANMIITDGQQLVASRFATNTQTPSLYWLRDDPTYPESIVIASEPLFAGDWHPVAEQSILSVGQDLNVQITQL from the coding sequence ATGTGCCGTTTGCTTGCTTATTTAGGTTCGCCGATTTTACTAGATCAGATATTGACTAAACCAGAACACTCATTGGTTGTACAAAGCTATCAGCCGCGTGAAATGAACTCTGGGCTACTGAACGCTGACGGATTTGGGATTGGTTGGTATCATGCTCAAAAAGATGCTCCGCCTTTTACTTACAAAAACATATTACCAATCTGGAACGACACCAATCTTTCGAGTTTAGGACGCTATGTAGAATCAAGATGTATATTAGGTGCGGTGCGTAGCGCGACATCTGGACAAGCTGTAGATTTAAGTAACTGCCAACCTTTTGACTATCAACAATTATTGTGCGTTCATAATGGTCGGATTGAAAATTTTAGAGAAACATTAGCAAGACCATTACGCGATCGCCTAAGTGATAATGCTTATAAATCAATTAAAGGCAGTACAGACTCCGAACACTTTTTCGCTTTGATTATTGAAGAACTACATAATAACCCTACAGCTACAATAACTAAAGCACTGCATAATGCTTTACTCGCATTAGAGCAGTTGGTAAAGTCATACGATATTACGGCATCTGCCAACATGATCATCACTGATGGACAGCAGCTTGTGGCTTCGCGGTTTGCTACTAATACTCAAACACCCTCACTCTATTGGCTGCGCGACGATCCAACATATCCAGAATCGATCGTCATTGCTTCAGAACCACTATTTGCTGGTGACTGGCATCCTGTTGCAGAACAAAGTATTCTCAGCGTAGGACAAGACTTGAATGTTCAAATCACTCAACTCTAG
- the egtD gene encoding L-histidine N(alpha)-methyltransferase — protein sequence MSISKAASNLSLQSTAERLQIEYLINSTAPTNTSDGNDVIQGLTKKPKSLPARYFYDDRGSQLFEQICDLSEYYLTRTETAILQECAIEIARITGACELIELGSGSSTKTRILLDAYNQLGYPLYYLPVDVSAGILKSSAQQLLTDYPSLQVHALVSTYELALEKLMAAELPSRMICFIGSTLGNLSPQECELFLSQITCALLPKEYFLLGVDLQKPKDLLEAAYNDSQGVTAAFNLNMLEHLNERFDGDFDLQQFKHWAFYNESQHQIEMHLRSLRSQTVFLSALDTTVQFAPEETILTEISRKFNLNTLQQILAQQGLTTVKVWTDSQQWFALLLCQLQA from the coding sequence ATGTCTATATCCAAAGCTGCAAGCAACCTATCTCTTCAATCTACAGCCGAACGCTTGCAGATCGAGTATCTCATCAACTCCACTGCACCAACAAACACAAGCGATGGTAATGACGTTATTCAAGGATTAACCAAAAAACCAAAATCCCTCCCTGCGCGATACTTTTATGATGACCGAGGTTCTCAATTATTCGAGCAAATTTGTGATTTATCAGAATATTATCTGACTCGTACTGAAACAGCTATATTACAAGAATGTGCCATCGAAATTGCTCGCATTACCGGCGCTTGTGAACTGATAGAACTTGGAAGTGGTAGTTCGACGAAAACTCGTATTCTCTTAGACGCCTACAATCAACTGGGCTATCCTCTATACTACTTACCAGTTGATGTCAGTGCTGGCATTTTAAAAAGCAGTGCCCAACAATTATTAACTGATTATCCATCATTGCAAGTTCATGCATTAGTTAGCACCTACGAACTAGCACTCGAAAAACTCATGGCTGCTGAACTACCAAGTCGGATGATTTGTTTTATTGGTAGCACACTCGGAAACCTTTCTCCACAGGAATGCGAATTGTTTCTCTCGCAAATTACTTGTGCATTGCTTCCTAAAGAGTATTTCTTATTGGGAGTAGATTTACAAAAGCCAAAGGATCTACTTGAGGCAGCATATAATGATAGCCAAGGAGTCACCGCTGCCTTTAATTTGAATATGCTGGAACACTTAAATGAGCGCTTTGATGGTGATTTTGACTTACAGCAATTTAAACATTGGGCATTTTATAACGAAAGTCAGCATCAAATTGAGATGCACCTGCGCAGTCTGCGATCGCAAACTGTTTTCCTAAGCGCCCTGGATACAACTGTCCAATTTGCCCCAGAAGAAACGATCCTGACTGAAATCTCTCGTAAATTTAATCTCAACACTCTACAACAAATACTGGCACAGCAAGGTTTGACGACGGTTAAGGTTTGGACAGACTCTCAACAATGGTTTGCCTTGCTACTGTGTCAGTTGCAGGCATGA
- a CDS encoding tetratricopeptide repeat protein, which yields MTDTPQLTVFAITVVGIGLTILAFFIREGVITSSIYKKGVELYQNKSYSEAEVAFRQVIARHPSNDLARLLLGDTLLQQERVEEAIATWQELTIRAPKNVDAHLRLGMALLKHNQLEAIAPLETAKNLFQSQRNPQKAEIVAQLLREINQQQSLT from the coding sequence ATGACTGATACGCCCCAACTGACTGTATTTGCAATTACCGTCGTCGGTATTGGTTTAACAATATTGGCTTTTTTCATCCGTGAGGGAGTCATCACCTCTAGTATTTATAAAAAAGGAGTCGAACTCTATCAAAACAAAAGTTATAGCGAAGCGGAAGTTGCTTTTCGCCAAGTCATTGCGCGTCACCCCAGTAATGACTTGGCACGGTTATTACTAGGAGATACTTTACTACAACAAGAGCGAGTAGAAGAGGCGATCGCAACTTGGCAAGAATTAACAATCCGCGCACCGAAAAATGTTGACGCTCATTTACGCTTAGGAATGGCATTGCTCAAACACAATCAGTTAGAAGCGATCGCCCCTCTCGAAACTGCCAAGAACTTATTTCAATCTCAACGCAATCCACAAAAAGCTGAAATTGTTGCCCAACTTCTCCGAGAAATTAATCAGCAGCAAAGTTTAACCTAA
- a CDS encoding orange carotenoid protein N-terminal domain-containing protein codes for MTYATDDTTKKSVETFQQFDADTQLGLLWFGYKDIKDQLQPANETSAQDTAEALFNQIQSLPKEEQLQAQRDIANRANNDISRAYSSLSSSGKLDVWLRLAQGMDKGTVIQVPSDYELPTETQDFVDTIKQLDFEQRIDFMRSAVVEMGAK; via the coding sequence ATGACTTACGCTACTGATGATACGACAAAAAAATCTGTCGAAACATTTCAACAATTTGATGCAGATACGCAACTAGGTTTGTTGTGGTTTGGTTATAAAGATATTAAAGACCAACTTCAACCAGCGAATGAAACTTCTGCTCAAGATACTGCAGAAGCATTGTTTAATCAAATTCAGTCTTTGCCAAAAGAAGAACAACTACAAGCACAGCGCGATATTGCCAATCGGGCAAATAATGACATCAGCCGCGCTTATAGCTCTTTAAGTTCGAGTGGTAAGCTTGATGTATGGTTGCGGTTAGCTCAAGGGATGGATAAGGGTACAGTAATTCAAGTACCATCCGATTATGAGTTACCTACTGAAACCCAAGATTTTGTAGACACGATTAAGCAACTCGATTTTGAACAACGCATTGACTTTATGCGCAGTGCTGTAGTAGAAATGGGAGCTAAGTAA
- a CDS encoding SUMF1/EgtB/PvdO family nonheme iron enzyme — protein MSHTLAHLNSTDQKRQLKQAMQQCRQRTLALFKGIDYDTCCRQAHPEFSPVGWHLGHIAYTEALWLLEHSAKKPRQFSEFGHLFIADGIPKAERQKLPTLAEIQVYLDTIRTRVLDYLEIANLNQQERLWRWLIQHESQHSETIAFVLELLKVQDSAAVQCSPSTQHLSEMIEIPAGYFEMGDDSIEALDNERLVHKVYLDAYSIDRYPTTCGQYQEFINAGGYQNPEWWSDAGWQWQQQAQVTQPLYWHNAIADHPVSGVSWYEAQAYAQFVGKRLPTEAEWEKAASWDATHECRYTYPWGNTALDPHKCNHDCAIAQTTSVNSYPNGQSTYGCYDMLGNVWEWTASLFQGYSGFTHYPYIGYSQVYFDEQHYVLRGGSWATRPWALRCSFRNWYHPYIRQIFAGFRCAK, from the coding sequence ATGTCTCATACATTAGCTCATCTCAACAGCACTGACCAAAAGCGACAGCTAAAGCAAGCAATGCAACAATGCCGTCAAAGAACACTGGCGTTATTTAAAGGAATTGATTATGATACATGCTGCCGTCAAGCACACCCTGAATTTAGTCCAGTTGGTTGGCATTTAGGTCATATTGCATACACAGAAGCTTTATGGCTACTCGAACACAGTGCCAAAAAGCCGCGCCAGTTTTCTGAGTTTGGTCATTTATTTATTGCTGATGGCATACCTAAAGCAGAGCGCCAAAAATTACCTACACTAGCAGAAATTCAAGTTTATCTTGATACAATTCGTACGCGAGTTTTAGACTATCTAGAGATAGCTAATCTTAACCAGCAAGAACGTCTTTGGCGTTGGTTGATTCAGCATGAAAGTCAGCATAGTGAAACAATTGCTTTTGTGTTGGAGTTGCTAAAAGTTCAAGATTCAGCCGCAGTTCAATGTTCACCCAGTACGCAACATCTCTCCGAGATGATTGAGATTCCTGCGGGTTATTTTGAAATGGGAGATGATTCGATTGAGGCGTTGGATAATGAACGCTTAGTGCATAAAGTGTATCTAGATGCTTACTCGATTGATCGTTATCCTACAACTTGTGGACAGTATCAAGAATTTATCAATGCTGGAGGCTACCAAAATCCTGAATGGTGGTCAGATGCAGGTTGGCAATGGCAACAACAAGCGCAAGTGACACAACCACTTTACTGGCATAATGCAATTGCAGATCATCCAGTATCTGGCGTGAGTTGGTATGAAGCACAAGCCTATGCTCAATTTGTTGGTAAGCGATTACCGACAGAAGCTGAATGGGAAAAAGCAGCAAGCTGGGATGCCACGCATGAGTGCCGTTACACTTATCCTTGGGGAAATACAGCGCTTGATCCTCATAAATGCAATCATGATTGTGCAATCGCTCAAACAACGTCTGTAAATAGCTACCCAAATGGGCAAAGTACCTATGGTTGTTACGATATGCTAGGGAATGTTTGGGAGTGGACAGCATCACTATTTCAAGGCTATTCAGGTTTTACTCATTACCCGTATATTGGTTACTCTCAAGTTTATTTTGATGAGCAACATTATGTCTTGCGCGGTGGTAGCTGGGCAACTCGTCCTTGGGCACTACGCTGTAGCTTTCGTAACTGGTATCATCCTTATATTCGGCAAATTTTTGCAGGTTTTCGTTGTGCAAAGTAA
- the coaE gene encoding dephospho-CoA kinase (Dephospho-CoA kinase (CoaE) performs the final step in coenzyme A biosynthesis.) — translation MISQRRIIGLTGGIATGKSTVAHYLATHHHLPIFDADVYARDAVETGSPVYQAIAQRYGADLFREDGTLNRKKLGEIIFNNVEERTWLEQQIHPYVRDRFVEAIQKPYPTIVCVIPLLFEAGITNLVTEIWVVICSPQQQLARLMQRNQLTREQALARINSQMSLAEKASRADIVLDNSSTLEALLQQVDTALSSKIDLPL, via the coding sequence ATGATAAGTCAAAGACGCATTATTGGTTTAACAGGTGGAATTGCCACAGGAAAATCGACCGTTGCACATTATCTAGCAACTCACCATCACCTCCCAATCTTCGATGCAGATGTTTATGCTAGAGACGCTGTTGAAACGGGTTCTCCAGTATATCAAGCGATCGCACAGCGTTATGGCGCAGATCTTTTCCGAGAAGATGGTACGCTGAACAGAAAAAAGCTAGGAGAAATTATTTTTAACAATGTAGAGGAACGAACTTGGTTAGAACAACAAATTCATCCTTATGTGCGCGATCGCTTCGTTGAGGCAATTCAAAAACCGTATCCAACAATCGTCTGCGTTATTCCGTTATTATTTGAAGCAGGCATAACCAATTTAGTCACAGAAATTTGGGTTGTGATTTGTTCCCCACAACAACAACTTGCAAGATTGATGCAACGCAATCAACTAACACGCGAACAAGCCCTAGCCCGTATCAACAGTCAAATGTCGCTAGCAGAAAAAGCATCCCGCGCAGATATTGTTTTAGATAACTCTTCTACATTAGAGGCATTACTGCAACAAGTCGATACAGCTTTGTCATCAAAAATAGATCTCCCATTATAG
- a CDS encoding thylakoid membrane photosystem I accumulation factor produces MLDVPSAFAGSNDDHFEGNVFVLYGGNASLVPPKVKLEDSLKRDRPTLLIFYVDDSSDCKQYATVVTRLQAFYGRVVDFIPVSVDTILPKESYATTEAGYYYTGSVPQLVVFNQLGEVVLNETGQVPFEKVDDVFRKLFDLLPRSESVELKRRSINEFSSELAE; encoded by the coding sequence ATGCTAGATGTTCCATCAGCTTTTGCTGGTAGCAACGACGATCATTTTGAGGGCAACGTGTTTGTTTTATATGGTGGGAATGCTTCTTTGGTACCACCTAAGGTCAAGCTAGAAGACTCATTGAAACGCGATAGACCTACCTTACTCATCTTTTATGTAGACGACAGTAGTGATTGTAAACAGTATGCCACAGTCGTTACACGCTTACAAGCATTCTATGGTCGCGTTGTGGATTTTATTCCTGTGAGCGTGGACACCATTTTACCCAAAGAGAGCTACGCAACAACAGAAGCAGGGTATTACTATACAGGTAGTGTTCCGCAACTTGTTGTGTTTAACCAATTGGGTGAGGTTGTCTTAAATGAAACAGGACAAGTACCTTTTGAGAAAGTTGATGACGTTTTTCGCAAACTATTCGATTTATTGCCGCGTTCCGAGTCGGTAGAGTTGAAACGACGATCAATCAACGAATTTAGTTCTGAACTAGCTGAGTAA
- the cobA gene encoding uroporphyrinogen-III C-methyltransferase, translating to MTINGKVYLVGAGLGNLAYLTVRALQILGQAEVLIYDALVDEQLLQLVPQSCLKLDVGKRGGKPSTPQAEINKLLVAYYQLGKQVVRLKSGDPFIFGRSAAEIDALLAINCPFEVVPGISSALAAPLLAGIPLTDPVLSRCFAVFTAHEPKKLDWEALARLETLVILMGGKHLSAIVQQLLHYGRSPHTPVAVIKWAGTQKQQIWVSDLANIQTVTAGVSLSPVVIIIGKVVTLTERLNAKIEIEFSPLDMLPNQPLHGKTILITRSAGQLSEFGDRLVTAGANVLEMPALEIGPPTSWEDLDRAIAHLGDFDWLILTSTNGVDYFFTRLATQGKDARALAGVKIAVVGEKTAHSLEEHGLQPDFIPPNFIADALIEHFPEALLAKKVLFPRVETGGREVLVKEFTAKGAEVVEVAAYESRCPQTISPDALTALQQQVVDVITFASSKTVKNFCQLLASHGGANLDSVRIASIGPLTSKACQQQFGRVDIEAEEYTLEGLTQAIVQWAQHK from the coding sequence ATGACTATTAACGGCAAAGTTTATCTTGTAGGCGCAGGGTTAGGCAATTTAGCCTATCTTACGGTGAGAGCGCTACAAATACTAGGGCAAGCTGAAGTTTTGATTTATGATGCACTCGTTGATGAGCAACTATTACAGTTAGTACCGCAAAGCTGTTTGAAACTTGATGTCGGAAAGCGCGGAGGAAAACCCAGTACACCGCAAGCAGAAATTAACAAGCTACTAGTAGCATATTACCAATTAGGAAAACAAGTAGTTCGCTTAAAATCTGGCGATCCATTCATTTTTGGGCGTTCTGCGGCAGAAATTGATGCTTTACTTGCTATTAATTGTCCGTTTGAAGTTGTGCCAGGAATTTCCTCAGCTTTAGCCGCACCCTTACTCGCAGGAATACCTTTAACAGATCCCGTATTAAGTCGCTGTTTTGCAGTTTTTACCGCCCACGAACCAAAAAAACTTGATTGGGAAGCGCTAGCACGGTTAGAAACACTCGTGATTTTAATGGGAGGAAAACACTTATCAGCAATTGTACAGCAGTTGTTACACTACGGGCGATCGCCACACACTCCAGTAGCAGTCATTAAGTGGGCTGGAACTCAGAAACAACAAATCTGGGTGAGTGATTTAGCAAACATTCAAACAGTAACAGCAGGTGTTTCGCTTTCACCAGTCGTTATCATTATTGGTAAAGTTGTCACGCTGACAGAACGGTTAAATGCAAAGATAGAGATTGAATTTTCTCCTCTTGATATGCTACCTAACCAACCTCTGCACGGTAAAACAATTCTGATCACGCGATCGGCTGGGCAACTGAGTGAATTTGGCGATCGCCTCGTGACAGCAGGTGCTAATGTTCTTGAAATGCCTGCATTAGAAATTGGTCCACCTACAAGTTGGGAAGACTTAGATCGGGCGATCGCACATCTGGGTGATTTCGATTGGTTAATTCTCACTTCCACCAACGGTGTAGATTACTTTTTTACAAGATTGGCAACACAAGGTAAAGATGCGCGGGCTTTAGCTGGAGTCAAAATTGCTGTAGTAGGTGAAAAAACTGCCCATAGCCTTGAAGAACACGGTTTACAGCCAGATTTTATTCCACCTAACTTTATTGCCGATGCTTTAATAGAACACTTTCCCGAAGCTTTACTAGCAAAAAAAGTGCTGTTTCCCAGAGTAGAAACGGGAGGAAGAGAAGTCTTAGTCAAAGAGTTTACGGCTAAAGGTGCAGAAGTTGTTGAAGTTGCTGCGTATGAGTCGCGTTGTCCGCAAACCATTTCTCCAGATGCTTTAACAGCTTTACAACAGCAAGTAGTCGATGTCATTACATTTGCGAGTTCCAAAACTGTCAAAAATTTTTGTCAACTTTTAGCAAGTCATGGTGGCGCTAATTTAGACTCTGTTCGTATTGCATCAATTGGTCCTCTTACTTCTAAAGCCTGTCAACAACAATTTGGACGAGTCGATATTGAAGCTGAAGAATATACTTTAGAGGGACTTACACAAGCAATTGTGCAGTGGGCACAGCACAAATGA